A stretch of the Meles meles chromosome 19, mMelMel3.1 paternal haplotype, whole genome shotgun sequence genome encodes the following:
- the CEACAM16 gene encoding carcinoembryonic antigen-related cell adhesion molecule 16 isoform X4: MALTSHSWLFLSAAFLSVGAEISITPEPAQPAEGDNVTLTVHGLLGELLAYSWYAGPTLSLNYLVASYIVSTGDETPGPAHTGREAVRPDGSLDIHGVLPGHSGTYILQTLNRQLQTEVGYGHLQVYEILAQPVVMANDTALVERRDTLRLTCSSPSPAEVRWFFNGEALPIAIRLGQSADGRVLTRHGVRREEAGAYQCEVWNPVSVSRSKPINLTVYYGPERVAILQDSTTRTGCTIKLDFNTSLTLWCVSQSCPEPEYVWAFNGRALKNGRDHLNISSMTAAQEGTYTCIAKNPKTLLSGSASVVVKLSAAAVAMTIVPVPTKPMEGQDVTLTVQGYPKDLLVYAWYRGPASEPNRLLSQLPSGNWIAGPAHTGREVGFANCSLLVQKLNLTDAGRYMLKTVTLQGKTETLEVELQVAPLK, from the exons ATGGCACTGACTAGCCACAGCTGGCTCTTCCTCAGTG CCGCTTTCCTGAGTGTGGGGGCCGAGATCTCTATCACCCCCGAGCCTGCCCAGCCAGCCGAGGGGGACAACGTCACACTGACTGTCCACGGGCTTCTGGGGGAGCTGCTTGCCTACAGCTGGTACGCAGGGCCCACTCTCAGCCTGAATTACCTGGTGGCCAGCTACATCGTGAGCACGGGCGACGAGACCCCTGGCCCAGCCCACACAGGGCGGGAGGCCGTACGCCCCGACGGCAGCCTGGACATCCATGGCGTCCTGCCCGGGCACTCGGGCACCTACATCCTGCAGACTCTCAACAGGCAGCTACAGACGGAGGTGGGCTACGGACACTTGCAGGTCTATG AGATCCTGGCCCAACCTGTGGTCATGGCCAACGACACGGCACTGGTGGAGCGCCGAGACACCCTGCGCCTGACGTGCAGCAGCCCCAGCCCCGCAGAGGTCCGCTGGTTCTTCAATGGCGAAGCCCTGCCCATCGCCATCCGCCTCGGCCAGTCCGCCGATGGCCGGGTGCTGACCCGGCACGGCGTCcgcagggaggaggctggagccTACCAGTGTGAGGTCTGGAACCCGGTCAGTGTCAGCCGCAGCAAGCCCATCAACCTGACCGTGTACT atGGCCCAGAACGCGTGGCCATCCTCCAGGACTCTACCACCCGCACGGGCTGCACCATCAAACTTGACTTCAACACGTCCCTCACCCTGTGGTGTGTGTCCCAGTCCTGTCCAGAGCCCGAGTACGTGTGGGCCTTCAACGGGCGGGCCCTCAAGAACGGGCGAGACCACCTCAACATCAGTAGCATGACCGCGGCCCAGGAGGGCACATACACGTGTATTGCTAAGAACCCCAAGACCCTGCTTTCCGGATCCGCCTCAGTGGTGGTCAAGCTCTCTG CCGCAGCAGTTGCCATGACAATCGTGCCTGTGCCGACCAAGCCGATGGAGGGCCAGGATGTGACCCTGACTGTCCAGGGCTACCCCAAGGACCTACTGGTCTATGCCTGGTACCGCGGGCCTGCCTCAGAGCCCAACCGGCTGCTCAGCCAACTGCCATCTGGGAACTGGATCGCAGGCCCCGCGCACACAGGCCGGGAAGTGGGCTTCGCCAACTGCTCACTGCTGGTGCAGAAGCTGAACCTCACGGATGCCGGCCGCTACATGCTCAAGACCGTCACGTTGCAGGGCAAGACCGAGACACTGGAAGTGGAGCTGCAGGTGGCCC cCCTGAAGTAG
- the CEACAM16 gene encoding carcinoembryonic antigen-related cell adhesion molecule 16 isoform X3: MRNLGESEPLPGASLSLSANRGSNSAHLAGHPLRGQLKVTHVPRGGERTATAVWFYPSVTPDFTREAEAWAPGPKPDGARSPPGRASEHRDANTAAFQTRLGRKMALTSHSWLFLSAAFLSVGAEISITPEPAQPAEGDNVTLTVHGLLGELLAYSWYAGPTLSLNYLVASYIVSTGDETPGPAHTGREAVRPDGSLDIHGVLPGHSGTYILQTLNRQLQTEVGYGHLQVYEILAQPVVMANDTALVERRDTLRLTCSSPSPAEVRWFFNGEALPIAIRLGQSADGRVLTRHGVRREEAGAYQCEVWNPVSVSRSKPINLTVYSAAVAMTIVPVPTKPMEGQDVTLTVQGYPKDLLVYAWYRGPASEPNRLLSQLPSGNWIAGPAHTGREVGFANCSLLVQKLNLTDAGRYMLKTVTLQGKTETLEVELQVAPLK; encoded by the exons ATGAG GAACTTGGGCGAGTCAGAGCCCCTGCCCGGTGCCTCACTTTCCCTATCTGCGAACAGGGGTTCTAACAGTGCCCACCTCGCAGGACATCCCCTGAGAGGGCAGCTGAAGGTCACGCACGTTCCCAGAGGCGGGGAAAGGACAGCCACTGCTGTCTGGTTTTATCCCTCTGTGACCCCCGATTTCACCAGGGAGGCCGAGGCCTGGGCCCCGG GTCCCAAGCCAGACGGAGCCAGGTCCCCACCGGGAAGGGCCTCAGAGCACCGGGACGCCAACACCGCTGCCTTCCAGACCAGGTTGGGGCGAAAGATGGCACTGACTAGCCACAGCTGGCTCTTCCTCAGTG CCGCTTTCCTGAGTGTGGGGGCCGAGATCTCTATCACCCCCGAGCCTGCCCAGCCAGCCGAGGGGGACAACGTCACACTGACTGTCCACGGGCTTCTGGGGGAGCTGCTTGCCTACAGCTGGTACGCAGGGCCCACTCTCAGCCTGAATTACCTGGTGGCCAGCTACATCGTGAGCACGGGCGACGAGACCCCTGGCCCAGCCCACACAGGGCGGGAGGCCGTACGCCCCGACGGCAGCCTGGACATCCATGGCGTCCTGCCCGGGCACTCGGGCACCTACATCCTGCAGACTCTCAACAGGCAGCTACAGACGGAGGTGGGCTACGGACACTTGCAGGTCTATG AGATCCTGGCCCAACCTGTGGTCATGGCCAACGACACGGCACTGGTGGAGCGCCGAGACACCCTGCGCCTGACGTGCAGCAGCCCCAGCCCCGCAGAGGTCCGCTGGTTCTTCAATGGCGAAGCCCTGCCCATCGCCATCCGCCTCGGCCAGTCCGCCGATGGCCGGGTGCTGACCCGGCACGGCGTCcgcagggaggaggctggagccTACCAGTGTGAGGTCTGGAACCCGGTCAGTGTCAGCCGCAGCAAGCCCATCAACCTGACCGTGTACT CCGCAGCAGTTGCCATGACAATCGTGCCTGTGCCGACCAAGCCGATGGAGGGCCAGGATGTGACCCTGACTGTCCAGGGCTACCCCAAGGACCTACTGGTCTATGCCTGGTACCGCGGGCCTGCCTCAGAGCCCAACCGGCTGCTCAGCCAACTGCCATCTGGGAACTGGATCGCAGGCCCCGCGCACACAGGCCGGGAAGTGGGCTTCGCCAACTGCTCACTGCTGGTGCAGAAGCTGAACCTCACGGATGCCGGCCGCTACATGCTCAAGACCGTCACGTTGCAGGGCAAGACCGAGACACTGGAAGTGGAGCTGCAGGTGGCCC cCCTGAAGTAG
- the CEACAM16 gene encoding carcinoembryonic antigen-related cell adhesion molecule 16 isoform X2: MRGSNSAHLAGHPLRGQLKVTHVPRGGERTATAVWFYPSVTPDFTREAEAWAPGPKPDGARSPPGRASEHRDANTAAFQTRLGRKMALTSHSWLFLSAAFLSVGAEISITPEPAQPAEGDNVTLTVHGLLGELLAYSWYAGPTLSLNYLVASYIVSTGDETPGPAHTGREAVRPDGSLDIHGVLPGHSGTYILQTLNRQLQTEVGYGHLQVYEILAQPVVMANDTALVERRDTLRLTCSSPSPAEVRWFFNGEALPIAIRLGQSADGRVLTRHGVRREEAGAYQCEVWNPVSVSRSKPINLTVYYGPERVAILQDSTTRTGCTIKLDFNTSLTLWCVSQSCPEPEYVWAFNGRALKNGRDHLNISSMTAAQEGTYTCIAKNPKTLLSGSASVVVKLSAAAVAMTIVPVPTKPMEGQDVTLTVQGYPKDLLVYAWYRGPASEPNRLLSQLPSGNWIAGPAHTGREVGFANCSLLVQKLNLTDAGRYMLKTVTLQGKTETLEVELQVAPLK, encoded by the exons ATGAG GGGTTCTAACAGTGCCCACCTCGCAGGACATCCCCTGAGAGGGCAGCTGAAGGTCACGCACGTTCCCAGAGGCGGGGAAAGGACAGCCACTGCTGTCTGGTTTTATCCCTCTGTGACCCCCGATTTCACCAGGGAGGCCGAGGCCTGGGCCCCGG GTCCCAAGCCAGACGGAGCCAGGTCCCCACCGGGAAGGGCCTCAGAGCACCGGGACGCCAACACCGCTGCCTTCCAGACCAGGTTGGGGCGAAAGATGGCACTGACTAGCCACAGCTGGCTCTTCCTCAGTG CCGCTTTCCTGAGTGTGGGGGCCGAGATCTCTATCACCCCCGAGCCTGCCCAGCCAGCCGAGGGGGACAACGTCACACTGACTGTCCACGGGCTTCTGGGGGAGCTGCTTGCCTACAGCTGGTACGCAGGGCCCACTCTCAGCCTGAATTACCTGGTGGCCAGCTACATCGTGAGCACGGGCGACGAGACCCCTGGCCCAGCCCACACAGGGCGGGAGGCCGTACGCCCCGACGGCAGCCTGGACATCCATGGCGTCCTGCCCGGGCACTCGGGCACCTACATCCTGCAGACTCTCAACAGGCAGCTACAGACGGAGGTGGGCTACGGACACTTGCAGGTCTATG AGATCCTGGCCCAACCTGTGGTCATGGCCAACGACACGGCACTGGTGGAGCGCCGAGACACCCTGCGCCTGACGTGCAGCAGCCCCAGCCCCGCAGAGGTCCGCTGGTTCTTCAATGGCGAAGCCCTGCCCATCGCCATCCGCCTCGGCCAGTCCGCCGATGGCCGGGTGCTGACCCGGCACGGCGTCcgcagggaggaggctggagccTACCAGTGTGAGGTCTGGAACCCGGTCAGTGTCAGCCGCAGCAAGCCCATCAACCTGACCGTGTACT atGGCCCAGAACGCGTGGCCATCCTCCAGGACTCTACCACCCGCACGGGCTGCACCATCAAACTTGACTTCAACACGTCCCTCACCCTGTGGTGTGTGTCCCAGTCCTGTCCAGAGCCCGAGTACGTGTGGGCCTTCAACGGGCGGGCCCTCAAGAACGGGCGAGACCACCTCAACATCAGTAGCATGACCGCGGCCCAGGAGGGCACATACACGTGTATTGCTAAGAACCCCAAGACCCTGCTTTCCGGATCCGCCTCAGTGGTGGTCAAGCTCTCTG CCGCAGCAGTTGCCATGACAATCGTGCCTGTGCCGACCAAGCCGATGGAGGGCCAGGATGTGACCCTGACTGTCCAGGGCTACCCCAAGGACCTACTGGTCTATGCCTGGTACCGCGGGCCTGCCTCAGAGCCCAACCGGCTGCTCAGCCAACTGCCATCTGGGAACTGGATCGCAGGCCCCGCGCACACAGGCCGGGAAGTGGGCTTCGCCAACTGCTCACTGCTGGTGCAGAAGCTGAACCTCACGGATGCCGGCCGCTACATGCTCAAGACCGTCACGTTGCAGGGCAAGACCGAGACACTGGAAGTGGAGCTGCAGGTGGCCC cCCTGAAGTAG
- the CEACAM16 gene encoding carcinoembryonic antigen-related cell adhesion molecule 16 isoform X1, with the protein MRNLGESEPLPGASLSLSANRGSNSAHLAGHPLRGQLKVTHVPRGGERTATAVWFYPSVTPDFTREAEAWAPGPKPDGARSPPGRASEHRDANTAAFQTRLGRKMALTSHSWLFLSAAFLSVGAEISITPEPAQPAEGDNVTLTVHGLLGELLAYSWYAGPTLSLNYLVASYIVSTGDETPGPAHTGREAVRPDGSLDIHGVLPGHSGTYILQTLNRQLQTEVGYGHLQVYEILAQPVVMANDTALVERRDTLRLTCSSPSPAEVRWFFNGEALPIAIRLGQSADGRVLTRHGVRREEAGAYQCEVWNPVSVSRSKPINLTVYYGPERVAILQDSTTRTGCTIKLDFNTSLTLWCVSQSCPEPEYVWAFNGRALKNGRDHLNISSMTAAQEGTYTCIAKNPKTLLSGSASVVVKLSAAAVAMTIVPVPTKPMEGQDVTLTVQGYPKDLLVYAWYRGPASEPNRLLSQLPSGNWIAGPAHTGREVGFANCSLLVQKLNLTDAGRYMLKTVTLQGKTETLEVELQVAPLK; encoded by the exons ATGAG GAACTTGGGCGAGTCAGAGCCCCTGCCCGGTGCCTCACTTTCCCTATCTGCGAACAGGGGTTCTAACAGTGCCCACCTCGCAGGACATCCCCTGAGAGGGCAGCTGAAGGTCACGCACGTTCCCAGAGGCGGGGAAAGGACAGCCACTGCTGTCTGGTTTTATCCCTCTGTGACCCCCGATTTCACCAGGGAGGCCGAGGCCTGGGCCCCGG GTCCCAAGCCAGACGGAGCCAGGTCCCCACCGGGAAGGGCCTCAGAGCACCGGGACGCCAACACCGCTGCCTTCCAGACCAGGTTGGGGCGAAAGATGGCACTGACTAGCCACAGCTGGCTCTTCCTCAGTG CCGCTTTCCTGAGTGTGGGGGCCGAGATCTCTATCACCCCCGAGCCTGCCCAGCCAGCCGAGGGGGACAACGTCACACTGACTGTCCACGGGCTTCTGGGGGAGCTGCTTGCCTACAGCTGGTACGCAGGGCCCACTCTCAGCCTGAATTACCTGGTGGCCAGCTACATCGTGAGCACGGGCGACGAGACCCCTGGCCCAGCCCACACAGGGCGGGAGGCCGTACGCCCCGACGGCAGCCTGGACATCCATGGCGTCCTGCCCGGGCACTCGGGCACCTACATCCTGCAGACTCTCAACAGGCAGCTACAGACGGAGGTGGGCTACGGACACTTGCAGGTCTATG AGATCCTGGCCCAACCTGTGGTCATGGCCAACGACACGGCACTGGTGGAGCGCCGAGACACCCTGCGCCTGACGTGCAGCAGCCCCAGCCCCGCAGAGGTCCGCTGGTTCTTCAATGGCGAAGCCCTGCCCATCGCCATCCGCCTCGGCCAGTCCGCCGATGGCCGGGTGCTGACCCGGCACGGCGTCcgcagggaggaggctggagccTACCAGTGTGAGGTCTGGAACCCGGTCAGTGTCAGCCGCAGCAAGCCCATCAACCTGACCGTGTACT atGGCCCAGAACGCGTGGCCATCCTCCAGGACTCTACCACCCGCACGGGCTGCACCATCAAACTTGACTTCAACACGTCCCTCACCCTGTGGTGTGTGTCCCAGTCCTGTCCAGAGCCCGAGTACGTGTGGGCCTTCAACGGGCGGGCCCTCAAGAACGGGCGAGACCACCTCAACATCAGTAGCATGACCGCGGCCCAGGAGGGCACATACACGTGTATTGCTAAGAACCCCAAGACCCTGCTTTCCGGATCCGCCTCAGTGGTGGTCAAGCTCTCTG CCGCAGCAGTTGCCATGACAATCGTGCCTGTGCCGACCAAGCCGATGGAGGGCCAGGATGTGACCCTGACTGTCCAGGGCTACCCCAAGGACCTACTGGTCTATGCCTGGTACCGCGGGCCTGCCTCAGAGCCCAACCGGCTGCTCAGCCAACTGCCATCTGGGAACTGGATCGCAGGCCCCGCGCACACAGGCCGGGAAGTGGGCTTCGCCAACTGCTCACTGCTGGTGCAGAAGCTGAACCTCACGGATGCCGGCCGCTACATGCTCAAGACCGTCACGTTGCAGGGCAAGACCGAGACACTGGAAGTGGAGCTGCAGGTGGCCC cCCTGAAGTAG